In Massilia forsythiae, one DNA window encodes the following:
- a CDS encoding LysE/ArgO family amino acid transporter codes for MLSQQVFMQGLGLGASLIMPIGAQNAHVIRTGIRGRHVLLTVATCIAVDAALIALGVSGFGALVQSAPALLAACRYGGAAFLLWYGLRCLAGAWRGSAGAPQPADAARQGDAGKALAAVLTMSLLNPHVYLDTVVLLGAVGSGLADGHRASFAAGAMTASLLWFSGLGLLARHCAGLLGRPAVWRGIEALTGAVMLLMAVLLLRD; via the coding sequence ATGTTGTCGCAACAGGTATTCATGCAGGGCTTGGGCCTCGGCGCCAGCCTGATCATGCCGATCGGCGCCCAGAACGCGCACGTGATCCGCACCGGCATCCGCGGCCGCCACGTGCTGCTGACCGTCGCCACCTGCATCGCGGTGGACGCCGCGCTGATCGCGCTAGGCGTGTCCGGCTTCGGCGCGCTGGTACAGTCGGCGCCGGCGCTGCTGGCCGCCTGCCGCTACGGCGGCGCCGCCTTCCTGCTGTGGTACGGCCTGCGCTGCCTGGCGGGCGCCTGGCGCGGCAGCGCAGGCGCGCCGCAGCCGGCGGACGCGGCGCGCCAGGGCGATGCCGGCAAGGCGCTGGCGGCGGTGCTGACGATGTCGCTGCTCAATCCGCACGTCTACCTGGATACCGTGGTGCTGCTGGGTGCGGTCGGCAGCGGGCTGGCGGACGGCCATCGTGCGTCGTTCGCAGCCGGGGCGATGACGGCGTCGTTGCTGTGGTTTTCCGGACTGGGCTTGCTGGCGCGCCATTGCGCGGGGCTGCTGGGGCGGCCGGCGGTGTGGCGCGGCATCGAGGCGCTGACCGGGGCCGTCATGCTGCTGATGGCCGTGCTGCTGCTGCGCGATTGA